In the Borrelia turicatae 91E135 genome, one interval contains:
- a CDS encoding PASTA domain-containing protein yields MSDNRPPHNKNLSSSNNLCEYNENFDSKVLTLPKHVAKGLILTIFGSLIISCAIFFIFLKSNDIVVVPNLSELYLEDAITELQNKELIPYVELKFSSTSLDKGKVIDQNPKAGTVLRLDSKVKIFISKGAVINKVDSFIGKNIDDVLINLKANSINNNRMFYHLLKPIEIESTLPKGTIIRQEPSPGTKISSLVDLQFLVSKGQGDPPVKYVKNYIGLYYKDAIISLLNDEIDFDVNLSSGNDFGSVIFQSLSPGSKIENLDKLTITINEPRSNDTGVFGFLTYKLDMYPSSVDIMVKIKDPNGSSSLLYSFRSKGGLIKLPYEALKGSIIELYIYDRLVNQTVVN; encoded by the coding sequence TTGAGTGATAACAGACCACCACATAATAAAAATTTAAGTAGTAGTAATAATTTGTGTGAATATAATGAAAATTTCGATAGCAAAGTTCTCACTTTGCCCAAACATGTAGCTAAGGGTTTAATACTTACTATTTTTGGTTCTTTAATTATTTCGTGTGCAATATTTTTTATTTTTTTAAAAAGCAATGATATTGTTGTTGTTCCAAATCTTAGTGAACTTTATCTTGAAGATGCAATTACTGAGCTTCAAAATAAAGAACTTATTCCTTATGTTGAACTTAAATTTTCATCGACTTCTCTTGATAAGGGAAAGGTAATAGATCAAAATCCTAAGGCAGGTACTGTTTTAAGACTTGATAGTAAAGTTAAGATCTTTATTAGTAAAGGAGCTGTGATCAATAAAGTTGATAGTTTTATTGGAAAAAATATTGATGATGTGCTTATTAATTTAAAAGCCAATTCAATTAATAATAACAGGATGTTTTATCATTTGTTAAAACCCATTGAAATTGAGAGTACTCTTCCAAAGGGGACAATAATCCGCCAGGAACCATCTCCAGGCACGAAGATTTCAAGCTTAGTTGATCTTCAATTTTTAGTAAGCAAGGGGCAAGGAGACCCCCCTGTTAAATATGTAAAAAATTATATTGGTCTTTATTATAAAGATGCGATTATTTCTCTTTTAAATGATGAGATTGATTTTGATGTGAATTTGTCAAGTGGCAATGATTTTGGAAGTGTTATTTTTCAATCTTTATCCCCCGGTAGTAAGATTGAAAATTTAGATAAATTAACAATTACTATTAATGAACCAAGGAGTAATGATACAGGTGTTTTTGGGTTTTTGACTTATAAATTGGATATGTATCCATCTAGTGTGGATATAATGGTTAAGATCAAGGATCCTAATGGAAGTAGTTCTTTGCTTTATTCTTTTAGATCTAAGGGCGGACTTATTAAATTGCCTTATGAGGCATTAAAAGGTTCGATAATTGAACTTTATATTTATGATAGGCTTGTAAATCAAACAGTAGTAAACTGA
- a CDS encoding aminopeptidase P family protein → MEISTKIFSLRNLMMKSEIDAYLIASYDPHMSEYSHVRFNVREFITGFTGSAGTVIVTETEAVLFTDGRYFLQASSELKGTEFKLMKLGVKGYPDIFGYINANLKGLRLGIYSEDVNIKFYNDLVQNCRYTDIEILHEDLVSKIWQDRPGLESNKIFELSGAQKIDKRTDKLDKVNAKLEEKAIDFCIISSLDEIAWLLNLRGLDVESSALFYAFLFIARSERYKNVLFVNIDKLDSELSERFEAEGFEIEDYSNFYSFLAEINHEGKFFIPVESNVKILESIGKPNAILGESIVNELKAIKSDYEISKMKEAHIIDAVSLIKFLYKFKSLNKDELSKLDEVDVANMLLNFRTARDEFFSSSFNSIVGFKENAALPHYRPTKGAKNLDGNGLLLIDSGGSYLELGTTDVTRTILIGEASCKEREDYTLVLKSFIALASLKFPFGTLGSSLDGIARFPLLKQGLNFAHGTGHGVGFFLNVHELPVSISPLSSYSFKGSEIASIEPGLYRDSEYGIRTENLVFVKQSYSNEFGTFLEFENLTLVPFEKELIVTEMLSKDELDYINSYHEFIYSSLKEYLSGDELKFLEILTNKI, encoded by the coding sequence ATGGAAATTAGTACAAAAATATTTTCTTTGAGAAATTTGATGATGAAGAGTGAAATCGATGCGTATTTAATAGCAAGTTATGATCCACATATGAGTGAATATTCTCATGTTAGATTTAATGTTCGTGAATTTATTACAGGATTTACAGGAAGTGCTGGGACAGTAATTGTTACAGAAACAGAGGCAGTGCTTTTTACAGATGGTAGGTATTTTTTACAAGCATCGAGTGAACTTAAAGGAACCGAGTTTAAATTGATGAAGCTTGGAGTTAAAGGGTATCCGGATATTTTTGGTTACATAAATGCAAATCTTAAGGGCTTAAGGCTTGGGATTTATTCTGAAGATGTTAATATAAAATTTTATAATGATTTGGTTCAAAATTGTAGATATACAGATATTGAGATCTTACATGAAGATTTAGTTTCTAAGATTTGGCAGGATAGACCCGGTTTAGAAAGCAATAAGATATTTGAATTGAGTGGAGCTCAAAAAATCGATAAAAGAACGGATAAGCTTGATAAAGTTAATGCAAAATTAGAAGAAAAGGCAATTGATTTTTGTATTATAAGCTCTTTGGATGAAATAGCTTGGCTTTTAAATTTAAGAGGTTTGGATGTTGAATCATCAGCTTTATTTTATGCTTTTTTGTTTATTGCTAGAAGTGAGAGATATAAGAATGTTCTTTTTGTTAATATTGATAAACTTGATTCTGAGTTAAGCGAGAGGTTTGAGGCCGAAGGTTTTGAGATTGAAGATTATAGTAATTTTTATTCGTTTTTAGCAGAGATTAATCATGAAGGAAAATTTTTTATACCAGTTGAAAGTAATGTTAAAATATTGGAATCTATTGGCAAACCAAATGCAATACTTGGAGAGAGTATTGTTAATGAACTTAAGGCAATAAAATCAGATTATGAGATTAGTAAGATGAAAGAGGCTCATATTATTGATGCTGTGAGTTTGATTAAATTTTTGTATAAATTTAAGAGTTTAAACAAAGATGAACTTTCTAAGTTAGATGAGGTTGATGTTGCAAATATGTTGTTAAATTTTAGGACAGCAAGAGATGAATTTTTTAGTTCCAGTTTTAATTCGATAGTTGGATTTAAAGAAAATGCGGCTTTGCCTCATTATCGACCCACAAAAGGAGCTAAAAATCTTGATGGTAATGGATTGCTTTTAATAGATTCTGGAGGTTCTTACCTTGAACTTGGTACAACAGACGTTACAAGAACTATTTTAATTGGAGAAGCATCTTGTAAAGAGAGGGAAGATTATACTTTAGTTCTTAAGTCTTTTATTGCTCTTGCGTCTTTAAAATTTCCATTTGGGACTTTAGGTTCTTCTCTTGATGGTATTGCTCGATTTCCTTTGCTAAAGCAAGGATTGAATTTTGCTCATGGAACGGGTCATGGGGTAGGCTTTTTTCTTAATGTTCACGAACTTCCTGTTTCTATTAGTCCTTTGTCTAGTTATTCTTTTAAAGGTTCTGAAATTGCTTCAATTGAGCCTGGGCTCTATCGAGATTCTGAATATGGAATTAGAACTGAAAATTTAGTTTTTGTGAAGCAAAGTTATTCAAATGAATTTGGGACTTTTTTGGAGTTTGAGAATCTGACTCTTGTACCTTTTGAAAAAGAATTAATAGTTACTGAAATGCTTTCAAAGGATGAATTAGACTATATTAATAGTTATCATGAATTTATATATTCTAGTTTGAAAGAATATCTTAGTGGTGATGAGCTGAAATTTTTAGAGATATTAACTAATAAGATATGA
- the fmt gene encoding methionyl-tRNA formyltransferase, giving the protein MRIFFASSDSIALEVLRKVSDHYNVVGVLTAPDKPSGRGLFLKVNDIKVEAINRNITVLDPVVLNSDVIGMVKKLKPDLMLVFSYGKIFRQEFLDIFPMGCINVHPSLLPKYRGPSPIQTAILNGDTIGGITVQKMALEMDSGNILAQSQFEIKSFNTSADIFRYVSLNSFNLVLEALSKLNKGHIGIVQDSNQATYCSFFNKQHRMLNFNLSAFEIKNKINACNPWPLARAKLDKDEIIFHRADFIKTTDYSDQAIGKIVSFDPSKGILVKTEDGILLLLELQRSGRKVVDYKSFYNGNRDLIGKIFS; this is encoded by the coding sequence TTGAGGATTTTTTTTGCAAGTTCTGATAGTATTGCTTTAGAGGTTTTAAGGAAAGTTTCAGATCATTATAATGTAGTTGGTGTGCTAACTGCTCCTGATAAACCTAGTGGTCGTGGTCTCTTTTTAAAAGTTAATGACATTAAAGTTGAGGCTATTAATAGGAATATTACTGTTTTAGATCCCGTTGTACTTAATTCTGATGTAATAGGAATGGTTAAGAAATTAAAACCCGATCTTATGTTAGTTTTCTCTTATGGAAAGATATTTAGGCAAGAATTTTTAGATATTTTCCCAATGGGTTGTATTAATGTTCATCCTTCTCTTTTACCAAAATATAGAGGTCCTTCCCCCATTCAAACCGCTATTTTAAATGGTGATACTATTGGAGGGATTACTGTTCAAAAAATGGCTTTAGAGATGGATAGTGGCAATATTTTAGCACAGAGTCAGTTTGAAATAAAGAGCTTTAATACAAGTGCTGATATCTTTAGATATGTTTCTTTAAATAGTTTTAATCTTGTTTTGGAAGCTTTAAGTAAACTAAACAAAGGACATATTGGCATTGTTCAAGATTCAAACCAGGCAACATATTGTTCTTTTTTTAATAAGCAACATAGAATGCTTAATTTTAATTTGAGTGCCTTTGAGATTAAGAATAAGATTAATGCTTGCAATCCTTGGCCACTTGCAAGAGCTAAGCTTGATAAAGATGAAATTATTTTTCATAGAGCTGACTTTATAAAGACTACTGATTATAGTGATCAGGCAATAGGAAAAATTGTTTCATTTGATCCTAGTAAAGGTATTTTGGTAAAGACAGAAGATGGAATTTTATTGTTATTAGAACTTCAAAGATCCGGGAGAAAGGTTGTAGATTATAAGTCTTTTTATAATGGAAATAGAGATTTAATAGGTAAAATTTTTTCTTAA
- a CDS encoding RnfABCDGE type electron transport complex subunit D, protein MSNSKTLKIKKQYKVNIDEIQMPECVLIPLETENAKSTIYIIENQRITEGQILSKNKNAELYTYSPISGTIEKIYTANLPGEHQLKSALIRFHGRIKNEQELSVEEESREKTLEKLIRLGIPWFNEHSLFQYVSKCKKIDKMLFLINGKDPFTNISEILIKEKLDEIIYGFETIDKIFKFKEILIVLSNYHLKKELEHLNIFQDKRLTIKLIPNTSYPYSNHEVIMHFLYNEESIKNNINPNKNILLANVEDLYNVYSTLKTNSPYKEKFITINGNKKIQSKIIKVKIGTSIQQIINEDIDTKKYDIFINNPANKIKINNLNIPITRDIYSITILKKESILSKIKLLKTPSFSPRYMEEIILSKIKGKNNISNTQLQYLQYTETETEDEINKVKKEIKEKILNLSLNNEPIYTENNLKDIYLTIILALIPSLIFSFTNNIKFLIDTLILTMISLCSYITIMLKSKHKYLSFFIYTSLIINIILPLNFSIILKIISLLFTFLVFFYFSKLSKFLVNPILISFMFLLLNFPSSFKHTYSKKLSEQEDIIPTWNKIMQQSSNIQNLESLKEFKRYENKHIDMIEKFINDNILSNINIMIPRFHIENLLGLQNEKYLSPILIYIGFSFILGKFIINKLIPLSFYISLLLIAYILKNLGLYSHISFDMLTLIMSPIPMILVFTMSTELQIAPPFKFEQILYGITLSLVYFITLSYIPLETLAAVISIFILQISSTLIKRYSLTFQIKKILHHLSINQAKTIKYKNDNGEEII, encoded by the coding sequence ATGTCTAACTCAAAAACGCTAAAAATAAAAAAACAGTATAAAGTAAATATAGATGAAATTCAAATGCCTGAATGTGTCTTAATTCCACTAGAAACAGAAAATGCAAAATCCACAATATATATCATTGAAAATCAAAGAATCACAGAAGGACAAATATTATCAAAAAATAAAAATGCAGAGCTATACACATATTCCCCAATATCTGGAACAATAGAAAAAATATATACAGCCAATCTTCCAGGTGAACACCAATTAAAATCAGCATTAATAAGATTTCACGGAAGAATCAAAAACGAACAAGAACTCTCAGTTGAGGAAGAATCAAGAGAAAAAACACTAGAAAAGTTAATTCGACTAGGAATTCCCTGGTTTAATGAACATTCACTATTTCAATATGTAAGTAAATGCAAAAAAATAGATAAAATGCTTTTCTTAATAAATGGTAAAGATCCATTCACAAATATCTCAGAAATATTAATAAAAGAAAAATTAGATGAAATTATTTATGGTTTTGAAACAATCGACAAAATATTTAAATTCAAAGAAATATTAATAGTACTTAGCAACTATCACTTAAAAAAAGAACTTGAACACTTAAATATCTTTCAAGATAAAAGATTAACGATCAAATTAATTCCCAATACTTCATATCCATATTCAAATCATGAAGTAATCATGCACTTTTTATACAATGAAGAGAGCATAAAAAACAATATAAATCCAAATAAAAACATACTTTTAGCTAATGTCGAAGACCTTTATAATGTATATAGTACGCTCAAAACAAACTCCCCATATAAAGAAAAGTTTATAACCATAAACGGCAACAAAAAAATACAAAGTAAAATAATCAAAGTAAAAATTGGAACATCTATCCAACAAATAATAAATGAAGATATTGATACAAAAAAATATGACATATTTATAAACAATCCCGCAAATAAGATAAAAATAAACAATCTAAATATACCTATAACAAGGGATATATATAGCATTACAATATTAAAAAAAGAATCAATATTGAGTAAAATAAAACTCTTAAAAACACCTAGTTTTTCACCACGATATATGGAAGAGATTATTTTATCAAAGATTAAGGGCAAAAATAACATTTCTAATACACAATTACAATATCTGCAATATACTGAAACTGAAACAGAAGATGAAATAAACAAAGTAAAAAAAGAAATAAAGGAAAAGATTTTAAATCTGAGCCTCAACAATGAACCAATATACACTGAGAACAACTTAAAAGATATCTATTTAACTATTATCTTAGCCTTAATACCTAGTTTAATATTCTCTTTTACAAACAACATAAAATTTTTAATTGATACTTTAATATTAACAATGATAAGCTTGTGCTCATACATTACAATAATGCTAAAATCCAAACATAAATATCTCTCGTTCTTTATATATACTTCATTAATTATCAATATAATCTTACCTTTAAATTTCTCTATAATATTAAAAATAATATCATTACTTTTTACATTTTTAGTATTTTTTTATTTCTCAAAGCTTTCCAAATTTCTTGTAAACCCCATATTAATATCGTTTATGTTTTTATTACTAAACTTTCCATCAAGTTTTAAGCATACATATTCTAAAAAACTCTCAGAGCAAGAAGATATAATTCCTACCTGGAATAAAATAATGCAGCAAAGTTCAAACATTCAAAATTTAGAAAGCCTAAAAGAATTTAAAAGGTATGAAAACAAGCACATTGATATGATTGAAAAATTTATAAATGACAATATATTGTCTAATATAAATATAATGATACCAAGATTTCACATTGAAAACTTGTTAGGATTACAAAACGAAAAATATCTATCCCCCATTCTGATTTATATTGGTTTCTCATTTATTCTTGGAAAATTTATCATCAATAAATTAATACCACTATCTTTTTACATAAGTCTACTACTAATTGCTTATATCCTCAAAAATCTTGGTCTTTACAGTCATATAAGTTTTGATATGCTAACTCTAATAATGTCACCAATTCCAATGATTTTAGTATTTACAATGAGCACAGAATTGCAAATAGCCCCTCCCTTTAAATTTGAACAAATACTTTATGGAATTACATTATCTTTAGTATATTTTATAACATTAAGCTATATTCCACTTGAAACTTTAGCAGCTGTAATATCCATTTTTATCCTACAGATAAGTTCAACATTAATAAAAAGATATAGCTTAACATTTCAGATAAAAAAAATATTGCATCATTTAAGCATAAATCAAGCAAAAACAATAAAATATAAAAATGACAATGGAGAAGAAATTATATAA
- the def gene encoding peptide deformylase translates to MKIVCYPNDLLRIKTKTVLNIDNELRNTAFKMVNLMDAKNGVGLAASQVGLDLSIFVVRENAMSKPLIFINPLITETSFELVLYKEGCLSIPGVYYDLLRPKSIIVEAYDENGEFFKIESSGLLARIVQHEMDHLKGVLFIDYYEDKLRNNLLRSYMKKRRFVKT, encoded by the coding sequence ATGAAAATAGTTTGTTATCCTAATGATCTATTGCGAATAAAGACAAAGACGGTTTTAAATATTGATAATGAGCTTAGAAATACTGCTTTTAAAATGGTAAATTTGATGGATGCTAAGAATGGTGTTGGGCTGGCGGCATCTCAAGTAGGTCTTGATTTGTCTATTTTTGTGGTCAGAGAAAATGCAATGTCAAAACCTTTAATTTTTATTAATCCTTTGATAACGGAAACTTCTTTTGAACTGGTTCTTTATAAAGAAGGTTGTTTAAGTATTCCGGGAGTTTATTATGATCTCTTGAGGCCAAAATCTATTATAGTTGAAGCTTATGATGAAAATGGTGAGTTTTTTAAGATTGAAAGTTCAGGTTTGTTAGCCAGAATTGTTCAGCATGAAATGGATCATTTAAAAGGTGTGCTTTTTATTGATTATTATGAGGATAAACTTAGGAATAATTTGTTGAGGTCTTATATGAAAAAAAGGAGGTTTGTTAAAACTTGA
- a CDS encoding divergent PAP2 family protein has product MIKELFTNDLFLSCFVSGIVAQMIKYIIQAMKTKKFKTNPKYLLKSIFLETGGMPSSHSSTVTALATSILITEGIDTNFIIALAFALITIRDSFGVRYMAGVQAEYLNALSEQLKMKIKIEPLKIKVVKGHKKKEVFTGILIGIISAWVICNRII; this is encoded by the coding sequence ATGATAAAAGAGTTATTCACAAATGACCTTTTCTTGTCTTGTTTTGTTTCAGGCATTGTTGCACAAATGATTAAATATATTATTCAAGCAATGAAGACAAAAAAATTCAAAACAAATCCAAAATACCTTTTAAAAAGCATTTTCTTAGAAACAGGAGGAATGCCCAGCAGTCACTCTTCAACAGTAACAGCTCTTGCCACATCAATATTAATAACAGAAGGAATAGATACTAACTTTATTATTGCTCTGGCTTTTGCTTTAATAACAATAAGAGATTCATTTGGAGTCAGATACATGGCAGGGGTTCAAGCAGAATATCTAAACGCTTTGTCAGAACAACTAAAAATGAAAATCAAAATTGAACCTTTAAAAATCAAAGTGGTTAAGGGACACAAAAAAAAGGAAGTATTTACAGGAATACTTATTGGCATAATTTCTGCATGGGTAATATGTAACAGAATAATATAA
- the prfB gene encoding peptide chain release factor 2 (programmed frameshift): MREKINELLEQIENVWRKLFDSNKIKVKLKEYEKQINDENFWNDNKKAQEILKNQNILKAKIEPWEDLICKLKDLRELCEIAESEEDTALLDQDINKLREQYKHLLTLSYFKEDIDINNAFLTIHSGAGGTEACDWVSMLYRIYLRYSERHGYKTELIDLLEAEGGIKSVTIEIKGEYAYGFLKSEVGIHRLVRISPFDAAKKRHTSFASVFIDPVIDDKIEITIKPEDIRVDTYRASGAGGQHVNKTSSAVRITHLQTGIVTQSQTDRSQHRNKDLAMRVLKSKLYEHYKILEQQKSKSKQEEKKDISWGNQIRSYIFQPYTLVKDHRTKFENPNIISVMDGNIDNFIEEYLKWKNLS; encoded by the exons ATGAGAGAAAAAATAAATGAACTTTTGGAACAAATTGAAAATGTCTGGAGGAAGCT CTTTGACAGCAATAAGATCAAGGTAAAACTTAAAGAATATGAAAAACAAATAAATGATGAAAATTTCTGGAATGATAATAAAAAAGCACAAGAGATTCTTAAAAATCAAAATATTTTAAAAGCCAAAATTGAACCTTGGGAAGACTTGATATGTAAACTCAAAGACTTAAGAGAACTCTGCGAAATTGCAGAAAGCGAAGAAGACACAGCGCTACTCGATCAAGATATTAATAAACTAAGAGAACAGTATAAGCATCTCCTAACATTATCTTATTTTAAAGAAGATATTGATATAAATAATGCATTCTTGACAATACACTCAGGAGCAGGTGGCACAGAAGCTTGTGATTGGGTTAGCATGTTATATAGAATATACCTAAGATATTCTGAGAGACATGGATACAAAACAGAACTCATAGACTTACTTGAAGCTGAGGGAGGCATTAAATCTGTTACAATTGAAATAAAAGGAGAATATGCTTACGGATTTTTAAAAAGTGAAGTAGGAATACATCGTCTTGTAAGAATTTCTCCTTTTGATGCTGCAAAAAAGAGACACACATCTTTTGCATCTGTTTTCATTGATCCTGTAATTGATGATAAAATTGAAATAACAATTAAACCAGAAGATATTAGAGTTGATACATATAGAGCCTCGGGAGCAGGAGGGCAACATGTCAATAAAACATCATCTGCTGTTAGAATTACTCACCTTCAAACGGGCATAGTAACTCAATCTCAAACTGATAGAAGCCAACATAGAAATAAAGATCTAGCAATGAGAGTATTAAAATCAAAACTTTATGAACACTACAAAATACTAGAGCAACAAAAAAGTAAATCTAAACAAGAGGAAAAAAAAGATATATCTTGGGGCAATCAAATAAGGTCTTACATCTTTCAACCCTATACTTTAGTAAAAGATCACAGAACAAAATTTGAAAATCCAAATATCATCTCTGTTATGGATGGAAACATTGATAACTTTATAGAAGAATATCTTAAATGGAAAAATCTAAGTTAA
- a CDS encoding Cof-type HAD-IIB family hydrolase: MKDIKAVISDLDGTLLLSNSQIGAFSEIVIKKLTKENKKFIIATGRSKNEIISLTEHLNSHVSFFITLNGARVYNNQWQLISSYDLSSEIVNEILNLRENKYKDIPHFLQKSEDIDEKLYADNTTKNAINNIFEKHELLRKHKYIEHELKDISIKYHEVNSFREIKNFNNIAKILLLHDEEPQLIKYEATILEKYRKEINAYLSTPHSLEIVNNRVSKGSALKDVLKSIHINLNEAIAFGDGFNDVDMLENVNKGLLMGNANYRLKKMLSYLEIIGTNDNEAVAHYINDNILEEPV; the protein is encoded by the coding sequence ATGAAAGATATTAAGGCTGTTATTTCTGATCTTGATGGCACACTTCTACTCTCAAATAGCCAGATAGGGGCTTTTAGTGAGATTGTAATAAAAAAACTAACAAAAGAAAACAAAAAGTTTATTATTGCAACAGGAAGAAGTAAAAATGAAATAATTTCTCTTACAGAACACCTAAACTCACATGTTTCATTTTTTATAACATTAAATGGAGCAAGAGTCTATAATAATCAATGGCAATTAATAAGTAGTTATGATTTGTCCTCTGAAATTGTAAATGAGATTTTAAATCTCAGAGAGAACAAATACAAAGATATACCCCATTTTTTACAGAAATCTGAAGATATAGATGAAAAGCTTTACGCTGATAACACAACTAAAAATGCTATCAATAATATATTTGAAAAACATGAATTGTTAAGGAAACACAAATATATAGAACATGAACTAAAAGATATAAGTATAAAATATCATGAAGTCAACAGTTTTAGAGAAATTAAAAATTTTAACAATATAGCAAAAATATTATTACTGCATGATGAAGAACCACAATTAATAAAATACGAAGCAACAATTTTAGAAAAATACAGAAAAGAAATAAACGCTTATTTATCAACACCACACTCACTTGAAATTGTTAATAACAGAGTTTCAAAGGGAAGTGCATTAAAAGACGTCCTTAAAAGCATTCATATTAATTTAAATGAAGCAATTGCATTCGGAGATGGGTTTAATGATGTTGACATGCTAGAAAATGTAAATAAAGGGTTATTAATGGGTAATGCAAATTATAGATTAAAGAAAATGTTATCGTATTTAGAAATAATAGGCACTAATGACAATGAAGCTGTTGCACATTACATTAATGACAACATTTTAGAAGAACCTGTATAG
- a CDS encoding aminopeptidase — MKTDLIKYAELIILKGINLQKNQCVLITGSIENYEFLKILAQKAYEYGAKYVELNIEDTDILKTRLKSSPEDLLEFIPDFKHKFFEEMINEKWAKIRIDNTENLDTLKDNDSKKISKYFKALNIASRKVSSAIMNNELAWCIICAPGPKWAAKVLNKPESQKTLEEFFKIQKKIMLLDSKDPIKAWEDHGKKLHQRCKILNKLKLEKIIFKNQKTNLEIYLLESSIWTGGSEKIRGTNIEFNANMPTEEVYTTPNYKKTNGIMYVTRPVTVLGNLITGIWLEFREGKVINFGCDNEQSRNILKRHMETDMQAQYIGEVALVDCNSPIYQSGLTFCNILYDENASCHIALGNAYPSCLSNGQELKTDAEKLDYGCNVSLIHTDFMIGSNDINVIGIDKSRKEHTIIQNGQFVI, encoded by the coding sequence ATGAAAACAGACTTAATAAAATATGCAGAGCTCATTATCTTAAAAGGAATTAACTTACAAAAAAATCAATGCGTACTTATTACAGGATCAATTGAAAATTATGAATTTTTAAAAATTCTAGCACAAAAAGCTTATGAGTATGGGGCAAAATACGTAGAATTAAATATTGAAGACACTGACATTTTAAAAACCAGATTAAAATCATCACCAGAAGATCTCTTAGAGTTTATTCCAGATTTCAAGCATAAATTTTTTGAAGAAATGATAAATGAAAAATGGGCAAAAATACGAATTGATAACACAGAAAATTTAGACACATTGAAAGATAATGATAGTAAAAAAATATCAAAATACTTTAAAGCACTAAATATAGCATCAAGAAAAGTTTCAAGTGCAATAATGAATAACGAATTAGCATGGTGCATAATTTGTGCTCCAGGTCCAAAATGGGCTGCAAAAGTTTTAAATAAACCTGAGAGTCAAAAAACATTAGAAGAATTTTTTAAAATTCAAAAAAAAATCATGTTACTTGACTCAAAAGATCCAATAAAAGCTTGGGAAGACCATGGGAAAAAACTTCATCAAAGATGCAAAATCCTAAATAAACTCAAATTAGAAAAAATAATTTTTAAAAACCAGAAAACAAATCTAGAAATATATCTTCTAGAAAGTTCTATTTGGACAGGTGGAAGTGAAAAAATAAGAGGAACTAACATTGAATTTAATGCAAACATGCCTACTGAAGAGGTTTATACAACCCCCAATTACAAAAAAACAAATGGAATCATGTATGTAACCCGTCCAGTAACGGTACTTGGAAACTTAATAACCGGAATATGGCTAGAATTCAGAGAAGGAAAAGTAATTAACTTTGGATGTGACAATGAACAATCAAGAAACATATTAAAAAGACATATGGAAACTGACATGCAAGCACAATATATAGGAGAAGTTGCATTAGTAGACTGTAACTCTCCAATATATCAAAGTGGTTTAACGTTTTGCAATATACTATACGATGAAAATGCAAGTTGCCACATTGCACTGGGCAATGCATATCCCTCTTGCTTAAGCAACGGACAAGAACTAAAGACTGATGCTGAAAAATTAGATTATGGCTGTAATGTCTCTTTAATTCATACAGACTTTATGATTGGTAGTAATGACATAAACGTTATTGGCATTGACAAATCAAGAAAAGAACATACAATAATACAAAATGGACAATTCGTAATATAA